The Raphanus sativus cultivar WK10039 chromosome 6, ASM80110v3, whole genome shotgun sequence sequence TTACCGAGAAACATCCCCTCCGATTCACCAAACGAATGGGAGAAGCTTCTCAAACCCTACGACCTCgacacactcaagaacacaCACCCCAAGATCACACCTTCACAGCTCTGCAACCTCCTCGAGCTCCCTCTCGACGTCCCCACCTCACTATCGCTCTTCTCGTGGACAGGTTCTCAGAAGGGCTACCGACACTCCTTCGACGCGTACCAGATCCTCATACGCAAGCTCGGATCCGAATCCGAGTTCGAAACCATCGATACGCTCCTCCTCCAGATGAAACGAGAAGGACTCTGTTTCAAAGAATCGATTTTTATTTCGATCATGAGAGACTACGGCAGATCTAACTTCCCAGGTCAGACCACGAGGCTTCTCCTGGAGATGAGGAACGTCTTCTCCTGCGAACCCACGTTCAGATCTTACAACGTCGTCCTAGAGATTCTCGTTTCTAGCGGTTGTTATAAAGTTGCGGCTAACGTGTTCGACGATATGCTTAGCAGAAGAATCCCGCCGACGCTGTTCACTTTCGGCGTCGTGACGAAAGCTCTTTGCGCTGTTAACGAGGTTGATTCGGCGTTGTCTTTGCTTAGAGACATGACGAGACACGGCTGTGTTCCCAACTCGGTGATTTACCAGACTCTGATACACTCGTTGTCCAAGTGTAGTAGAGTGAACGAAGCGCTTCAGCTTCTTGAGGAGATGCTTCTGATGGGTTGTGTGCCTGACGCTGAGACTTTCAACGATGTTATACTCTGTCTTTGTAAGTTCGATAGGATTAACGAAGCTGCGAAGATGGTGAATAGGATGTTGATGAGAGGGTTTGCTCCTGATGATATAACCTATGGTTACTTGATGAATGGATTGTGTAAGATAGGGAGGGTTGATGCTGCGAAGGATCTTTTCAGTAGAGTTCCGAAGCCGAATATTGTGATCTTCAACACTCTTTTTCACGGGTTTGTGACGCACGGAAGGCTTGATGATGCTAAATCTCTTTTGTCTGGTCCTCATGGTCTTGTTCCTGATGTCTACACGTTTAACTCGTTGATCTATGGATACTTGAAGAAGGGTCTTGTAGGTTTAGCTTTAGAGGTTTTTCGAGAAATGAGAGATAGAGGATGCAAGCCTAACGTCTTCTCTTATACTATCTTCTTTGATGGTTTCTGCAAATTAGGACGGATAGATGAAGCCTTCGGTGTTCTGAGTGATATGTCTGCTGATGGGTTGAAACTCAACACTGCTGGTTACAACTGTTTGATATCTACTTTGTGTAAAGAACATCGAGTCGCTGAAGCTATTGATGTTTTTAAAGAGATGCCGAAGAAAGGGTGTAAACCTGATGCGTATACGTTCAATACGATGATAGCTGGACTCTGCGAGGTTGATGAGATTGAACACGCCTTGTGGTTGCATAGAGACATGATATCAGAAGGTGTTGTTGCCAACACTGTTACTTACAACACGCTGATCAAGGCCTTTCTCAGAAGAGGCGAGATCAAAGAAGCTCGTAAGCTGGTCAATGAGATGGTTTTCCAGGGATCCCCTCTTGACGAGATAACGTATAATGGTCTGATAGATGGTCTGTGCAGAGCTGGGGAGGTTGATAAGGCGAGGAGCTTGTTTGAGAAGATGTTGAGAGACGGGGTTGCACCGAGCAACGTCTCCTGCAACATACTTATAAACGGGCTGTGCAGAAACGGGAAGGTGGAAGAGGCGGTTGAGTTTCAGAGAGAGATGGTTCACAGAGGAACCACGCCGGACATTGTGACGTTTAACAGTTTGATAAACGGTCTGTGCAGGGCTGGGAGGATCGGAGATGGTGTGGCGATGTTTAAGAAGCTTCGGGATGAAGGTATATCGCCTGATACGGTGACGTATAACACTCTGATGAGTTGGTTGTGCAAAGGAGGTTTTGTTGAGGATGCTTGTTTTCTTCTGGAGGAAGGTGTTGAAGAAGGGTTTGTTCCGAATTGTAGAACTTGGTCCATTTTGTTGAGGAGTCTTGTCCCTCAAGGAACATTAGATAGACATAGAAATGATGAGAGAGAAGTTTTTTGAGTTAATGTAAGTCTGTAACTGTGTATGTGTATTACTTTTTTGTGGTTTTCATTCATTATAATTTCATGTTCctcaattattaattaaaacGTCCATTGCGCTATATACTATTTTAGGAGTCTTGCTCCTCAAGAAACAGTAGATAGACAGAGATTTTATGTAGTTATCTGAAGCAATAGCTGAAGCTGAATGATAAGAGAGAAGCTTGTTGAGTTCATGTAACTGTATGTGTATTATCTTGTGGCTCTTATTCAACTAAATGTCCATTGGAGGCTATTATTATAGGCCTTAAGGCCCATGTTTATTATTCAAATATTGTTTTGGATCTCCGTTAAAAGAGTTTATTGAACTCACCCGAAGTTGTTATTGAAATCATTTTGCAACTACAATAGAGAATGAGACAatcttttaaacaaaattttgatgaGGCCATGAGGGGGTGTTTTGTTAAAATCTAAACTGTGGGGATAGAAATAGAGAAGTAAGGAACATGAATGTctaacttaaaaataataattcaaagtAAGTTAGCTCCACAACCACAAGCATCACTCTCTTATGTCAGCATGTGTCGTTCAGACATGATGACGATTTGTTTGTACATAAGCATATAAACCGAGAAATATCAACCAGAAAAATAAACTCaatctccttcgttgtcccgaCAACGATGGAGAGTGTCGCTTGTTAATGTAAGATAGACAAGCTAcgctatgtagaacacacagtagtacagggttattcaattccaagaaatacgactatatttattctttcaaaagctcttacacgttcttcttaaaagcaataaatcaaacaagctcaagacaaacctcgacttgtttgctagtcaactcgttcagagatctaagacagactctgaaccacctaagctcttaacccctagatgctttgcttctccttcttaggacgtacaaaaactctctattgctaaaagctctccctgtgtgttaacCGGCAACACATTGCCAACGCTTCCTTTATATATCTTTcaggaagccctagatctaatctatctacccaatggaaactttccatttcttctacttcatcgaataagccaatcttccttttcttttttagatcgattgcttcttcttcaagtcttcctttaatgtccctcttcattaaatcttcttttaatgcatcggtcttgatacgtgcttctcacgaaccacctctctgatgtagtagttcatgtcactcttcatgaactacttcagctctgctacatcatcgtcttcccatacaccttcaatctccccctttttaattCGTCGTCTCACAAGTACCTGAGATAGAAGACAAGAACCAACCACACACAACAGCACCAGTATATATGTCTAAACGTTAATCCAACCAACTCAAGACAAttaagaacatacttatattatcctAAAACCGGGTTTAAGCAAAGTAAaacataatatcaaaagataGCATATGCAAATGCTCCCCCATAATCTTGGTCTTCTACATcctagtcttcttcttctccccctgcttgtgagcacacggattaaaaaAACACCAAGAAAAATACCTCACATATTCATAAGGATAGGGATACTAACCTGCTACAGCACTCTGAAGATCCTGAACTATCTCAGCTAGCGCTTGAAGGGCTCGTGTTGTGTCCTGTAGTGCCACTTGCAAATCAACACGGCTGAGTGGTCCTTGAGGGATGGCAACTGATCCAAGTTCATAAAGGGATACACGACGTGGTGCAGTTCTGGAGCTTGGTGTAGCAGTTCGTGGAGCAGGGATCGGAGCAGGAGATGCCTGACGGGTTGTCCTTGCAGAGCTTTTCTTTGGTTCAGCTTTAGCTGGTCCCTTTCCTTTTGCCAGTCTCTGCTCATAGATCTCGCCCACTCGTTTATCCTTCTTGTAGAGAACCGGACGTTGGAGCTTGTCACTAGGATAGGATGGAACCGCCTGCTGACTTTGAAGAAGTGCCATGATCAAGCGAGGGAAGATCAACCAGCGGGCATCATTGACTTGAATCACTCCAAGATTAAGAATCTGTCTGAACATCATCTTCCCCAAATCAACACGGACTCCATGAGCCATCTTGTAGATCAGTCTTGCTCTCTCAAGTGAGACATATGTCTTGTGAGTCGAGGGAATCCAGTTGTATGCAGCTATGATCATCAAGGCCCCGTAGCATGGAGTAAGGTCCGCTGTAGTGAGACCATCCCATTCTGTCTTTGTATCTCCGGTGATGAAAGAAGCTAACTCAGTTACCGAGATATCATCCAACGTTGcggcttcctcctcttcttcctcagtaAGTGGTTCCCAATCTATGGCATTATTGAGGTGCGCAGGTGAGAACTTGTACTCTTGTCCCCGTACAGAGACAACCACTTCATCAACATCCGCTTCAGCTTTAGTACTCGGCAGACCTGCATAGAACTCAGCTACAACTTGCTCAACATACACTGCAAGATTCGAGACAGTTGATTCCATAGATCCTTTCTTGATAACGGCCAAGTAACCCCACTGATCAGCTTCCTTCAGATCCACCGAACGCTCAGCAAGTACCTTACGCTTAAGGAACTGATCATACCTTTTCTTGATGAGAGGAGGCATTGGTTCAGCACTTTTATCACCAGACCTTCTCGATCTCAGCTGAGGCGAGGCTCCTGCTTCCTTAGCCAAATATGGAGACTTGGCTGCATCTTCTGGTGTGAGAAACTGAGATTGAGTTGGTGTACTAGACTCCCCTGTCTTTCTCTGTTTCCCAGAGCGCAACCCTAATCTCTTCAGCACCCGTTTCTTCCTCCTTTCCTTCTGGGAAGCTTCATCTGATTCAGAACCCACAGTAACAGCATCATCCTTGGGTTCATCGTCCACTTTCTTGGCTGAATCAGACTCAGCTTCACTTAGCTCCTTCTCAACTTCAATGATCGCCAGAGGTAGAGCAGATTCATCCTTTTCTTCTGGTGATTTAGCAGTGACCGGAACATCTTGAATGGCAGCACCAGTGGATCCGATTTGCGGTTGCGGATCTGCTTCAGGAACCTTCACAGATGGCTCCTCTCCAAGACCTGGAGTCCTTTCATCGCTCTCCTCTGAAGGGGCTTTCTCATTAGCGGTATTGAATGAGTCAAGCTCCTCGGTGACCTCAGGGAGTGCATCGGAGACGGGCATATCGTTTCTCGGTGGAGGCGATTCAGGTTCGCCATCAGCGAGTAACCTTCGACTTCCTTCAGCCTCTGCATGCTTTTCTTCCTTGGATGATTCGGCTTGTTGAGCTGATTTCTTTCCTTTCCCCATGATAGATGTCAGTTTCTGTGTGAGAATCGTGTGAGAGGTGAAGAGAGGCTGCGAGATTGAGCTTCTTAAGCACGATGGAGATTTTCTAGGGCTTGTTCCCCACTACTTCCCTTAACggaataaaactgaatcaacttTTTCTGATATTGCAGATCTGGTCCCTGACTTTTTATCCTCTCCTTTGCATGCCTACAACATTTTAATTTCTCTCatccaaacacacaaacattaGGCACATTCGTGAATTATTAATGTATCATCAGACTTTCAAGATAGTAATAAAACACAAGTCACAACTCACAATTGGCTGAATCAAGATTACTATAAAGCATTAGATCAATTCAGTTCAGTTACCATTTGTGTGAAGTGCTTCACGAGTTGCCTCAGTGCGTGATTCAAGCTGCACATATAACTCTTCCTAGATCTTATATTCTGGTGCAGCCGATTGTCTTTTTATGGCTAGCTTTCACATTGATATGCCTTCATCAATGCTGCcggttttcattctttattctcgtgctgtgaaacccctgttgtttcccatcatgaatctatcaaaattttttttttttttattttctgagcaTCTTTCTGTATCATTGCTGGCTCTTTTTATTGAGAGGGGGGGGGCCACAGATTGACGTGAAACCTGTACCATTACAACATTGACGGCATATCAAGCAGCTCTTTTCCACAGCGTTCTCGGGTTCCAAAACCAATCTGAATCATATGTACATCCCGAATCAGCACCTGCACTATTCTCTGCACAACTTGACTCAACAATCAAGATTACACACACCAATTGCATTTCTTAATGTGATAAATCGATTAAATTCAAGAGATTTAGTGAATATATCAGCCAACTGCAAATCAGTAACTACATGTTCGATTACTACCtgattgtcttcaactaattctctgatgaagtggtgccttatgtcaatgtgcttcgtccttGAATGTTGGACCGGATTCCTCGAGATATCAATTGCacttttgttgtcacaataCACAAGAAAGGGACCCGATTGCATTCCATAATCAGCTGACATCTGCTTCATCCAGATAAGTTGTGAGCAACAGCTACCCATGGCAATATATTCTGCTTCCGCCGTAGAGAGTGATACAgagttctgcttcttgctcagcCACGAGATAAGATTgtttccaagaaagaaacatcctccactggtactctttctatcatcagcacatcctgcccaatcagcatcacagtatcccaccAAGTTCTTGTTGGAATTCTTCGAGTAATACACGCCCAAGCTCTCTGTTCCTTTGACGTACTTGATGATCCTCTTAACTGCATTCAGGTGTGATACCTTTGGCTTAGCTTGATATCGTGCACACACACCGACACTGAATGACAAATCCGGTCGACTCGCAGTTAAGTACAATAGACTGCCAATCATCCCTCGATAGAGCTTGACATCCACATCTTCTCCTGCTTCATCTCGTGCCAGCTTCAGTGATGTACTCATGGGTGTCTTAGACACTTTGGAGTTCTCCATACCAAATCGCTTTACCAAACTGTTAGCGTATGCACTCTGAGATATGAAGACACCTTTCTCTGACTGAGACACTTGAAGTCCAAGAAAGTACTTCAGTTCACCACACatgctcatctcaaactcttgagTCATATTCTGAACAAACTCATCCACCAGCTTCTGTGACGTGCCTCCaaagataatgtcatccacatagatttgAACAATGATTATCTCTTTTCCAACTTCCTTGAAGAACAGCGTCTTGTCTATACTCCCTCTGATATACTCCGCTTCTAACAGAAACCTTGTGAGTCGTTCATACCATGCACGCGGtgcttgcttcaacccatataaTGCTTTCTTCAGTCGATACACATAATCATGATGCACTGGGTCCTCAAATCCCTTTGGCTGCTCAACATAGACTTCCTCCTGAAGGACTCCATTGAGGAAAGCacttttcacatccatttgatgcactTTGAAATTCAGAATGCACGCCATTCCCAGAAATAACCGAATGGATTCCAATCTTGCAACTGGGGCAAAGGTTTCTTCAAAGTCTACTCCTTcaatctgtgagtatccttgagcTACAAGCCTTGCCTTGTTACGAACTACTTCTCCATGCTCATCAGTCTTGTTCTTGAATATCCATTTAGTGCCAACCACGTTTACTCCTTTAGGTCTAGCAACCAGTTCCCACACATCGTTCCTGGTGAATTGCTCAAGTTCTTCCTCCATCGCGACAATCCAATATTCATCACGTAGTGCTTCAGTGTGTGTCTTAGGTTCTATTGATGAAACGAAACATGCGAACTGCACCATTTCTTTAAAGTTGATCACCTTTCCACGCGTTTTTCGTCCTTCTTCAATTCCTCCAATCACATCAGACTTCGAATGATTGCGATGAACTTGCTGAATCACTGGTTGCGGTACTGTATCTGAGATCGGACCTTCCTCAATGACTTCAGTCGCA is a genomic window containing:
- the LOC108813692 gene encoding pentatricopeptide repeat-containing protein At5g64320, mitochondrial encodes the protein MLARSKLALHLSIRRRSHSLPTHSRHCSGGGGDDDDDKDGCLPRNIPSDSPNEWEKLLKPYDLDTLKNTHPKITPSQLCNLLELPLDVPTSLSLFSWTGSQKGYRHSFDAYQILIRKLGSESEFETIDTLLLQMKREGLCFKESIFISIMRDYGRSNFPGQTTRLLLEMRNVFSCEPTFRSYNVVLEILVSSGCYKVAANVFDDMLSRRIPPTLFTFGVVTKALCAVNEVDSALSLLRDMTRHGCVPNSVIYQTLIHSLSKCSRVNEALQLLEEMLLMGCVPDAETFNDVILCLCKFDRINEAAKMVNRMLMRGFAPDDITYGYLMNGLCKIGRVDAAKDLFSRVPKPNIVIFNTLFHGFVTHGRLDDAKSLLSGPHGLVPDVYTFNSLIYGYLKKGLVGLALEVFREMRDRGCKPNVFSYTIFFDGFCKLGRIDEAFGVLSDMSADGLKLNTAGYNCLISTLCKEHRVAEAIDVFKEMPKKGCKPDAYTFNTMIAGLCEVDEIEHALWLHRDMISEGVVANTVTYNTLIKAFLRRGEIKEARKLVNEMVFQGSPLDEITYNGLIDGLCRAGEVDKARSLFEKMLRDGVAPSNVSCNILINGLCRNGKVEEAVEFQREMVHRGTTPDIVTFNSLINGLCRAGRIGDGVAMFKKLRDEGISPDTVTYNTLMSWLCKGGFVEDACFLLEEGVEEGFVPNCRTWSILLRSLVPQGTLDRHRNDEREVF
- the LOC130495965 gene encoding uncharacterized protein LOC130495965; its protein translation is MGKGKKSAQQAESSKEEKHAEAEGSRRLLADGEPESPPPRNDMPVSDALPEVTEELDSFNTANEKAPSEESDERTPGLGEEPSVKVPEADPQPQIGSTGAAIQDVPVTAKSPEEKDESALPLAIIEVEKELSEAESDSAKKVDDEPKDDAVTVGSESDEASQKERRKKRVLKRLGLRSGKQRKTGESSTPTQSQFLTPEDAAKSPYLAKEAGASPQLRSRRSGDKSAEPMPPLIKKRYDQFLKRKVLAERSVDLKEADQWGYLAVIKKGSMESTVSNLAVYVEQVVAEFYAGLPSTKAEADVDEVVVSVRGQEYKFSPAHLNNAIDWEPLTEEEEEEAATLDDISVTELASFITGDTKTEWDGLTTADLTPCYGALMIIAAYNWIPSTHKTYVSLERARLIYKMAHGVRVDLGKMMFRQILNLGVIQVNDARWLIFPRLIMALLQSQQAVPSYPSDKLQRPVLYKKDKRVGEIYEQRLAKGKGPAKAEPKKSSARTTRQASPAPIPAPRTATPSSRTAPRRVSLYELGSVAIPQGPLSRVDLQVALQDTTRALQALAEIVQDLQSAVAGGEEED